The proteins below are encoded in one region of Streptomyces marianii:
- a CDS encoding SigE family RNA polymerase sigma factor, whose amino-acid sequence MTTPVCTNASSAAVPPTSYTSFSSYVRARGPVLLRTARSLTANPSDAEDLLQTALAKTYVAWERIEDHRALDGYVRRALLNTRTSQWRKRKVDEFPCDELPEPSGASPVDPAERQVLHDAMWRAVMRLPDRQRAMVVLRYYEDLSEAQTAEVLGVSVGTVKSAVSRALGKLREDPELSPVR is encoded by the coding sequence ATGACCACGCCAGTCTGCACGAACGCTTCCAGCGCCGCCGTGCCACCGACCTCCTACACGTCGTTCTCGTCGTACGTACGGGCGCGGGGGCCCGTGCTGCTGCGGACCGCCCGCTCCCTCACGGCCAACCCGAGCGACGCCGAGGACCTGTTGCAGACCGCGCTCGCCAAGACCTACGTCGCCTGGGAGCGCATCGAGGACCACCGCGCCCTCGACGGATACGTCCGCCGCGCGCTCCTCAACACCCGCACGTCGCAGTGGCGCAAGCGCAAGGTGGACGAGTTCCCCTGCGACGAGCTGCCCGAGCCCTCCGGGGCGTCCCCGGTCGACCCGGCAGAACGGCAGGTGCTGCACGACGCGATGTGGCGTGCGGTGATGCGCCTCCCGGACCGGCAGCGCGCGATGGTCGTCCTCAGGTACTACGAGGATCTCAGCGAGGCACAGACCGCCGAGGTGCTCGGTGTCTCCGTGGGCACGGTCAAGAGCGCGGTCTCCCGCGCGCTCGGGAAGCTCCGTGAAGACCCGGAGCTGTCCCCGGTCCGCTGA
- a CDS encoding long-chain fatty acid--CoA ligase, producing the protein MLSTMQDVPLTVTRILKHGMTIHGSSQVTTWTGESEPQRRSYREIGERSARLAHALRDDLGVTGDERVATLMWNNAEHVEAYYAIPCMGAVLHTLNLRLPVEQLVFIVNHAADRVVIVNGSLLPLLAPLLPHLPTVEHVVVSGPGDRSVLDGATARVHEYEELLAGKPATYDWPELDERSAAAMCYTSGTTGDPKGVLYSHRSIYLHSMQVNMAESMGVTDADTSLVVVPQFHVNAWGLPHAVLMTGVNMLMPDRFLQPGPLAEMIESERPTHAAAVPTIWQGLLAELTAKPRDVSSLTQVTIGGSACPPSLMEAFDALGMRVCHAWGMTETSPLGTVARPPAHAVGTEAEFGYRLTQGRFPAGVEARLRGPGGEFLPWDGESAGELEVRGPWIAGAYYGGAAGEPLRPADKFSEDGWLKTGDVGVIGPDGFLTLTDRAKDVIKSGGEWISSVELENALMAHPEVAEAAVVAVPDEKWGERPLATVVLKDGSTADYASLKEFLAGRVAKWQLPERWAIIPSVPKTSVGKFDKKVIRRQYADGELQVTEVR; encoded by the coding sequence GTGCTGAGCACCATGCAGGACGTACCACTGACCGTCACCCGCATCCTGAAGCACGGGATGACGATCCACGGAAGTTCACAGGTCACCACATGGACGGGCGAGAGCGAGCCGCAGCGCCGCAGCTACCGTGAGATCGGCGAGCGCTCGGCCCGGCTGGCCCATGCCCTGCGCGACGACCTGGGCGTCACCGGCGACGAGCGGGTCGCGACCCTCATGTGGAACAACGCCGAGCACGTCGAGGCCTACTACGCGATTCCCTGTATGGGCGCGGTCCTCCACACGCTCAACCTGCGACTGCCCGTCGAGCAGCTGGTGTTCATCGTCAACCACGCCGCGGACCGGGTCGTGATCGTCAACGGTTCGCTGCTTCCCCTGCTCGCACCCCTGCTGCCGCATCTGCCGACCGTCGAGCACGTGGTGGTCTCGGGCCCCGGCGACCGCTCGGTCCTGGACGGCGCCACCGCCCGGGTCCACGAGTACGAGGAACTGCTCGCCGGGAAGCCGGCCACGTACGACTGGCCGGAGCTGGACGAGCGCTCGGCGGCCGCCATGTGCTACACCTCCGGCACCACCGGCGACCCCAAGGGCGTGTTGTACTCGCACCGCTCGATCTATCTGCACTCCATGCAGGTCAACATGGCCGAGTCGATGGGTGTGACGGACGCCGACACGAGCCTCGTCGTCGTCCCCCAGTTCCATGTGAACGCCTGGGGCCTGCCGCACGCGGTGCTGATGACCGGTGTGAACATGCTGATGCCGGACCGCTTCCTGCAGCCGGGCCCGCTCGCCGAGATGATCGAGTCCGAGCGCCCCACCCACGCCGCGGCCGTACCCACCATCTGGCAGGGCCTCCTCGCCGAGCTCACCGCCAAGCCGCGGGACGTGAGCTCCCTCACCCAGGTCACCATCGGCGGCTCGGCCTGCCCGCCGTCGCTGATGGAGGCGTTCGACGCGCTCGGCATGCGCGTCTGCCACGCCTGGGGCATGACCGAGACCTCGCCGCTGGGCACCGTCGCCCGGCCGCCTGCCCACGCGGTCGGCACGGAGGCCGAGTTCGGCTACCGGCTCACCCAGGGCCGCTTCCCGGCGGGCGTCGAGGCGCGGCTGCGCGGGCCGGGCGGGGAGTTCCTGCCGTGGGACGGCGAGTCCGCGGGCGAGCTGGAGGTGCGCGGTCCGTGGATCGCGGGCGCCTACTACGGCGGCGCGGCCGGCGAGCCGCTCCGGCCGGCCGACAAGTTCAGCGAGGACGGCTGGCTGAAGACCGGTGACGTCGGTGTCATCGGCCCGGACGGCTTCCTCACGCTCACCGACCGGGCCAAGGACGTCATCAAGTCCGGCGGCGAGTGGATCTCGTCAGTCGAGCTGGAGAACGCGCTGATGGCGCACCCGGAGGTGGCCGAGGCCGCCGTCGTGGCCGTACCGGACGAGAAGTGGGGCGAGCGCCCGCTGGCGACGGTGGTGCTGAAGGACGGCTCGACCGCCGACTACGCGTCGCTGAAGGAGTTCCTGGCCGGGCGCGTCGCGAAGTGGCAGTTGCCGGAGCGCTGGGCGATCATCCCGTCCGTGCCGAAGACCAGCGTCGGCAAGTTCGACAAGAAGGTCATCCGCCGGCAGTACGCGGACGGCGAGTTGCAGGTCACCGAAGTGCGCTAG
- a CDS encoding IS4 family transposase, whose protein sequence is MQEKSVITSTIETARGVFAPGHLGELTQVVDFALVDAVLEETGRREKRLRLLPSRVVVYFVLALALFEHRSYRTVWSQLTAALTPLALVRPAVSSLTRARRRVGAAPLRRLFETLAGPVARPGQEGSFYRGLRTVAVDGTLLHTPDDETLTWHYPKRAGEGLEFGYPLLRLLTLVECGTRALIAAAFGPESQGELPYAKRLLTSLDQTMLLLADTAFDGNEFLDAVHQSGARFLVRSGARRVPTPAEHLGDGSYIARIGYGVLPVLLPVRIIEAALTVTLADGTVRTEQWRLITNLLDPVRYPSAELVELYHRRWQAETTYFSIKATMLDGRVLRSRSTDGLDQEVYALLTAYQALIRAGDDALTRRPEVPRERISFTVLLAAATDTVTAGHGIFPGTPIDLVGTIGHAALSDLLPAHRRQRVKARTRKNPTSKYGPNAGQHPQKAQNYTVHTTVAFFAHGLNSRSQR, encoded by the coding sequence TTGCAGGAGAAGTCTGTCATCACGTCCACGATCGAGACAGCCCGGGGTGTGTTCGCGCCGGGTCATCTGGGGGAGTTGACCCAGGTCGTGGACTTCGCGCTGGTGGACGCGGTGCTGGAGGAGACCGGCCGGCGCGAGAAGCGCCTGCGGCTGCTGCCTTCTCGGGTGGTGGTGTACTTCGTGCTCGCTCTCGCGCTGTTCGAACACCGCTCGTACCGCACGGTGTGGTCCCAACTGACTGCCGCCCTGACCCCGCTGGCCCTGGTGCGTCCTGCGGTCTCCTCGCTGACGCGGGCCAGGCGCAGGGTGGGGGCCGCACCTCTGCGGCGTCTGTTCGAGACGCTTGCCGGGCCCGTCGCCCGCCCCGGGCAGGAGGGGTCCTTCTACCGGGGCCTGCGCACGGTGGCCGTCGACGGGACCCTGCTGCACACCCCCGACGACGAGACGCTCACCTGGCACTACCCCAAACGGGCCGGGGAGGGTCTGGAGTTCGGCTATCCGCTCCTGCGGCTGCTGACCCTGGTCGAGTGCGGCACCCGCGCGCTCATAGCCGCCGCCTTCGGACCGGAGTCCCAGGGCGAACTCCCCTACGCCAAGCGGCTTCTGACCTCCCTGGACCAGACAATGCTCCTACTCGCCGACACGGCCTTCGACGGCAACGAGTTCCTTGATGCCGTCCATCAGAGCGGGGCCCGGTTCCTGGTGCGCTCCGGGGCCCGCCGCGTCCCCACCCCCGCCGAGCACCTGGGCGACGGCTCCTACATCGCCCGCATCGGCTACGGCGTCCTGCCGGTGCTGCTGCCGGTGCGCATAATCGAGGCGGCCCTCACCGTCACCCTGGCCGATGGCACCGTCCGCACCGAGCAATGGCGGCTGATCACCAACCTGCTGGACCCCGTCCGTTATCCGTCCGCCGAGCTCGTTGAGCTCTATCACCGCAGGTGGCAGGCGGAAACCACGTATTTTTCGATCAAGGCCACGATGCTCGACGGCCGTGTCCTGCGCTCCCGCAGCACCGACGGCCTCGACCAGGAGGTCTACGCCCTGCTCACCGCCTACCAGGCTCTGATCCGCGCCGGCGACGACGCCCTGACCAGGCGGCCGGAAGTACCCAGGGAACGGATCAGTTTCACCGTCCTGCTGGCCGCCGCAACCGACACCGTCACCGCCGGCCATGGAATCTTCCCCGGCACCCCCATCGACCTGGTCGGCACGATCGGCCACGCCGCCCTGAGCGACCTCCTGCCCGCCCACCGACGGCAACGAGTGAAGGCCCGCACCCGCAAGAACCCCACCAGCAAGTACGGACCGAACGCCGGACAGCACCCCCAGAAGGCCCAGAACTACACCGTCCACACCACCGTCGCGTTCTTCGCCCACGGCCTCAACAGCCGCTCACAGCGCTAA